Proteins encoded by one window of Chitinispirillum alkaliphilum:
- a CDS encoding transposase encodes MDAKDNPLSTPHDTLFRETFSRIETVRSFVANYVPKKISSQLNLQTLAIQKDSFIDKELSEHFSDILYSVKLRGKPAFLYLLFEHKSYIDPWTGFQLLRNMVKIWEQYRKQHKRTDTDLPGSTAVESRNFNHPSFRKCRKYTGLYPRIQDRGI; translated from the coding sequence ATGGATGCAAAGGATAACCCCCTCAGCACTCCTCACGACACACTTTTCCGGGAAACATTTTCCAGGATCGAAACAGTTCGCTCATTTGTGGCTAATTATGTTCCAAAGAAGATAAGTTCCCAGCTCAACCTCCAAACACTTGCGATTCAAAAAGATTCCTTTATCGATAAGGAACTCAGCGAACACTTTTCAGATATCCTCTATAGTGTCAAATTGCGCGGCAAACCGGCATTTTTATATCTGCTCTTTGAACATAAAAGTTATATTGACCCATGGACCGGTTTTCAGCTTCTCAGAAACATGGTGAAAATCTGGGAGCAGTACAGAAAGCAGCATAAAAGAACCGATACTGATCTACCAGGGAGCACAGCAGTGGAAAGCAGAAACTTCAATCACCCATCTTTTCGAAAATGTCGAAAATACACGGGATTATATCCCCGAATTCAAGACAGAGGTATATGA
- a CDS encoding nuclease: MCYLKFQPIPRKTVRLLLRGGMVFLKIKLGFCAVRSWRKIINQLGILYFMDFTPFIKQITSILWWIIPLVIVITILKSSWFKGLMGEFIINVSAKWLLDKNQYHLIKNVTLPTSDGTTQIDHIIASKFGVFVVETKNMKGWIYGSQNQKTWTQKIYRYSAKFQNPLHQNYKHVKVLESLLGLNEKQLHSVVIFIGDCTIKTEMPENVTHGLGYLWYIKSKTEPVLTKSQVNQITRKIESGRLSPSLKTNLAHIRHVKTIVEEKKNTPNCPKCGGVMVMRKAKRGQNVGKEFWGCVRFPQCRGVVDVV; encoded by the coding sequence ATGTGTTATCTGAAGTTTCAGCCTATTCCACGAAAAACCGTTCGTCTTCTGTTGAGAGGGGGGATGGTATTTCTGAAGATAAAACTTGGTTTCTGTGCTGTCCGATCTTGGAGAAAGATAATCAATCAGTTAGGTATTTTATATTTTATGGATTTTACACCATTCATCAAACAAATTACCAGCATTCTGTGGTGGATAATACCACTTGTAATCGTCATAACGATTTTGAAATCATCCTGGTTCAAAGGATTGATGGGCGAGTTTATCATCAATGTTTCTGCAAAATGGCTGCTCGATAAAAACCAATATCATCTGATAAAAAACGTAACGCTTCCGACCAGTGATGGAACCACCCAAATTGACCACATCATTGCGTCTAAATTCGGCGTTTTCGTAGTCGAAACTAAAAACATGAAGGGTTGGATTTACGGAAGCCAGAATCAAAAAACTTGGACTCAAAAAATTTACAGGTATTCAGCAAAATTCCAAAACCCATTACATCAGAACTATAAACATGTAAAAGTTCTGGAGTCATTGTTGGGGTTAAATGAAAAGCAATTACACTCTGTAGTCATCTTTATTGGAGACTGTACGATCAAAACAGAAATGCCCGAAAATGTAACTCATGGTTTAGGCTATCTCTGGTATATTAAGTCAAAAACAGAGCCGGTATTAACCAAATCACAAGTAAATCAAATTACAAGGAAAATTGAATCTGGAAGACTATCCCCCTCCTTAAAAACGAATCTGGCTCATATACGTCATGTGAAAACAATCGTAGAGGAAAAGAAAAACACGCCTAATTGCCCGAAATGTGGAGGGGTAATGGTAATGAGAAAGGCGAAAAGAGGGCAGAATGTTGGTAAGGAATTTTGGGGGTGTGTGAGGTTTCCGCAGTGTAGGGGGGTTGTGGATGTTGTTTAA